In Musa acuminata AAA Group cultivar baxijiao chromosome BXJ2-8, Cavendish_Baxijiao_AAA, whole genome shotgun sequence, one genomic interval encodes:
- the LOC135618289 gene encoding MYB31 transcription factor31-like: MGRSPCCEKAHTNKGAWTKEEDDRLVAYIRAHGEGCWRSLPKAAGLLRCGKSCRLRWINYLRPDLKRGNFTEEEDELIIKLHSLIGNKWSLIAARLPGRTDNEIKNYWNTHIRRKLLCRGVDPVTHRPVNRHGSDTTTPSRRKPVVVGFGPDQKEEKSSSVEWSPDLNLELRISPPFQPQETPVPEKRDGEQLGGLCLGLQKSQMECHCRDFLGLSTGILDYRRQ; the protein is encoded by the exons ATGGGGAGGTCACCGTGCTGCGAAAAGGCTCACACCAACAAGGGGGCGTGGACGAAAGAGGAGGACGACCGGCTCGTCGCCTACATCCGAGCCCACGGCGAGGGCTGCTGGCGCTCCCTGCCCAAGGCCGCGGGCCTCCTCCGCTGCGGCAAGAGCTGCCGCCTTCGCTGGATCAACTACCTCCGCCCCGATCTCAAGCGCGGCAACTTcaccgaggaggaggacgagctcATCATCAAGCTCCACAGTCTCATCGGGAACAA GTGGTCGCTGATAGCTGCGCGACTACCCGGCAGGACGgataacgagatcaagaactactggaacacccacATCAGGAGGAAGCTGCTGTGCAGGGGGGTGGATCCCGTCACTCACCGGCCGGTCAACCGCCATGGTTCTGACACCACAACCCCTTCTCGAAGGAAGCCCGTCGTCGTAGGCTTCGGACCAGATCAGAAAGAGGAGAAGAGCAGCAGCGTGGAGTGGTCCCCCGACCTCAACTTGGAGCTACGTATAAGCCCTCCTTTCCAACCGCAAGAAACTCCGGTGCCGGAAAAGAGGGACGGAGAGCAACTCGGAGGCCTTTGTCTTGGATTGCAGAAGAGCCAGATGGAGTGCCACTGCAGAGACTTCCTTGGCCTCAGCACTGGCATACTGGACTACAGAAGGCAATAG
- the LOC135620326 gene encoding rac-like GTP-binding protein 5, with the protein MSASRFIKCVTVGDGAVGKTCMLISYTSNTFPTDYVPTVFDNFSANVVVDGNTVNLGLWDTAGQEDYNRLRPLSYRGADVFLLAFSLISKASYENVAKKWIPELRHYAPGVPIILVGTKLDLRDDQQFFIDHPGAAPISTAQGEELKKVIGASAYIECSSKTQQNVKTVFDAAIKVVLQPPKQKKKKGGVQKSCSIL; encoded by the exons ATGAGTGCGTCCAGGTTCATAAAGTGCGTCACGGTGGGGGACGGCGCTGTCGGCAAGACCTGCATGCTCATATCGTACACCAGCAACACTTTCCCCACG GACTATGTTCCTACGGTATTTGACAATTTCAGTGCAAATGTAGTGGTTGACGGTAACACAGTCAACTTAGGTCTGTGGGATACTGCAG GCCAGGAGGATTACAACAGACTTAGACCTTTGAGTTATCGAGGTGCAGATGTCTTTCTGCTGGCCTTCTCTCTGATAAGTAAAGCCAGCTATGAGAATGTGGCTAAGAAG TGGATTCCTGAACTGAGGCATTATGCACCTGGTGTGCCGATAATTCTTGTTGGAACAAAACTTG ATCTCCGGGATGACCAGCAGTTTTTTATAGATCACCCTGGTGCTGCACCCATAAGTACTGCTCAG GGGGAGGAGCTGAAAAAGGTAATTGGCGCTTCTGCATACATCGAATGCAGCTCAAAGACCCAGCAA AATGTTAAGACGGTTTTTGATGCGGCCATCAAAGTGGTGCTTCAACCGCCCaagcagaagaaaaagaagggtGGGGTACAGAAGTCTTGCTCCATCTTGTGA
- the LOC135620327 gene encoding SKP1-like protein 1A, protein MDKKIILKSSDGEEFEVDVAVAMESQTIRHMIEDDCFENGVPLPNVTSRILAKVIEYCRKHVDAASNSSGDASKVPDEELKAWDADFVKVDQATLFDLILAANYLNIKGLLDLTCQTVADMIKGKTPEEIRKTFNIKNDFTPEEEEEVRRENQWAFE, encoded by the exons ATGGATAAGAAGATCATCCTCAAGAGCTCCGACGGCGAAGAGTTCGAGGTGGACGTGGCGGTCGCCATGGAGTCGCAGACGATCAGGCACATGATCGAGGATGATTGCTTCGAGAACGGCGTCCCCCTCCCCAACGTCACCTCCAGGATCCTCGCCAAGGTCATCGAGTACTGCAGGAAGCACGTTGACGCCGCCTCCAACTCCTCCGGCGACGCCTCCAAGGTCCCCGACGAGGAGCTCAAGGCCTGGGACGCCGACTTCGTCAAGGTCGACCAGGCCACCCTCTTCGATCTCATTCTG GCTGCAAATTATCTGAACATAAAGGGGCTTTTGGATCTTACCTGTCAAACCGTGGCGGACATGATCAAGGGGAAGACGCCTGAAGAGATCCGCAAGACCTTCAACATCAAGAATGACTTCACccccgaggaagaggaagaggtgcGGAGGGAAAACCAGTGGGCGTTCGAGTAA
- the LOC135620328 gene encoding protein FREE1-like isoform X1 — MQHGGDYGSYYAPQYPPPVSNPNPNPNPVEFPPSNPIQQPYASAPPYSTDFPAYSSAAPTPAPAPYAPYSQKPEPAPPLPPSAPSYSQPQSQFPPQFPTFPTYSPSPYPPESTPTPSPSLYPHEQPSSVPYYPYDPSQQAVGSYAPSVNPSSVPNPSPNPSSSFSSPYPSYDAPYRSSAARPDQEAQYLNDNPGMYGHGRSGFGQDFREKNPYGGMRYDEFVPQNDGLGDGVYQYDGGRSEPYGARGTVPTRSPALFDDYGRSISFPSGGKDQGGSSGKIVRAVPKVETQQDVKHGVQKFRVKLLPEGGGQSTMDVLCQIGLDGIRMLDPSTNRTLRIYPLETVTKWEVSESSTFTFWSKSSVDFDPRRIRLQSNSYTTNTILDTVTAATVQFKEMGGKDSLISGRGTVDASKLSDQSTERKKGMVDWMTLIKPANEEKDHWVPDEAVSKCTSCGSDFGAFNRRHHCRNCGDIFCDKCTKGRIALTADENAQPVRVCDRCMMNWCNRASALAEVTRRLSNAKEAANKPAGLQTHEDLARKLQEEMDKNLKSVSKSTKVSGKGMREVACPICTVHLQVQVPASGSETIECGVCQHPFLVSAR, encoded by the exons ATGCAGCACGGCGGCGATTACGGGTCGTACTACGCCCCCCAATACCCGCCGCCCGTAtccaaccccaaccctaacccgaacCCTGTCGAATTCCCTCCTTCCAATCCGATCCAGCAGCCGTACGCCTCGGCGCCGCCGTACTCCACCGATTTCCCGGCATACTCCTCCGCCGCGCCCACCCCAGCTCCCGCCCCCTACGCTCCCTATTCCCAGAAACCGGAACCCGCTCCCCCTCTGCCCCCTTCGGCACCGTCCTATAGCCAACCCCAATCCCAATTTCCGCCCCAATTTCCCACGTTCCCGACGTACAGTCCGTCGCCCTACCCGCCGGAATCAACGCCAACGCCATCGCCATCGCTGTATCCTCATGAGCAGCCCTCATCCGTTCCATATTATCCCTACGATCCCAGTCAGCAGGCGGTGGGGAGTTATGCCCCATCTGTGAACCCTAGCTCCGTACCCAACCCGTCCCCAAATCCAAGCTCCTCATTTTCCTCTCCTTACCCTTCCTATGATGCTCCTTATCGGAGCTCTGCTGCGAGACCTGACCAGGAGGCACAGTACTTGAATGACAATCCTGGGATGTATGGCCATGGGCGATCAGGTTTCGGTCAGGATTTCCGTGAGAAGAATCCGTATGGTGGGATGCGCTATGATGAGTTTGTTCCGCAAAATGATGGGCTCGGTGATGGCGTGTATCAGTACGATGGAGGGAGGTCGGAGCCATATGGTGCTCGGGGGACAGTACCCACTAGGTCTCCAGCCCTCTTTGATGATTATGGGAGGTCAATAAGCTTCCCTTCAGGTGGGAAGGACCAGGGTGGAAGCAGTGGGAAAATTGTGAGGGCAGTGCCAAAGGTGGAGACGCAGCAGGACGTGAAGCATGGTGTGCAGAAATTCAGGGTGAAGCTGTTGCCTGAAGGGGGAGGCCAGAGCACCATGGACGTACTTTGCCAG ATTGGACTGGATGGGATTCGCATGCTTGATCCAAGCACCAATAGAACATTGAGAATCTACCCTCTTGAGACTGTGACAAAATGGGAG GTATCAGAGTCATCTACATTCACCTTTTGGTCCAAGAGTTCTGTTGACTTTGACCCAAGGCGCATAAGGCTGCAATCAAATAGCTATACTACCAATACCATACTTGACACAGTAACTGCTGCTACAGTGCAA TTTAAAGAGATGGGTGGAAAAGATAGCCTAATTTCAGGCAGAGGAACTGTTGATGCTAGTAAGCTGTCTGATCAATCAACTGAAAGAAAAAAAGGTATGGTGGATTGGATGACCTTGATAAAACCTGCTAATGAGGAGAAAGATCACTGG GTTCCAGATGAAGCTGTAAGCAAATGCACATCGTGTGGTTCAGATTTTGGAGCTTTTAATCGCAGG CATCACTGTAGGAACTGTGGTGATATTTTCTGCGACAAGTGCACCAAGGGTAGAATTGCTCTAACTGCAGATGAAAATGCTCAGCCAGTCCGGGTTTGTGATAGATGCATG ATGAATTGGTGCAACCGTGCAAGTGCCTTG GCAGAAGTTACTCGAAGGTTAAGCAATGCGAAAGAAGCTGCCAACAAACCTGCTGGACTGCAAACTCATGAAGATCTCGCCCGGAAGCTTCAG GAGGAAATGGACAAAAATCTTAAGTCAG TGTCAAAGTCCACCAAAGTTTCTGGAAAGGGAATGAGGGAAGTAGCATGTCCGATCTGCACGGTTCATCTTCAG GTGCAAGTTCCTGCCTCAGGCTCTGAAACAATAGAATGTGGTGTCTGTCAACATCCTTTCCTTGTTAGCGCCCGTTGA
- the LOC135620328 gene encoding protein FREE1-like isoform X2, translated as MQHGGDYGSYYAPQYPPPVSNPNPNPNPVEFPPSNPIQQPYASAPPYSTDFPAYSSAAPTPAPAPYAPYSQKPEPAPPLPPSAPSYSQPQSQFPPQFPTFPTYSPSPYPPESTPTPSPSLYPHEQPSSVPYYPYDPSQQAVGSYAPSVNPSSVPNPSPNPSSSFSSPYPSYDAPYRSSAARPDQEAQYLNDNPGMYGHGRSGFGQDFREKNPYGGMRYDEFVPQNDGLGDGVYQYDGGRSEPYGARGTVPTRSPALFDDYGRSISFPSGGKDQGGSSGKIVRAVPKVETQQDVKHGVQKFRVKLLPEGGGQSTMDVLCQIGLDGIRMLDPSTNRTLRIYPLETVTKWEVSESSTFTFWSKSSVDFDPRRIRLQSNSYTTNTILDTVTAATVQFKEMGGKDSLISGRGTVDASKLSDQSTERKKGMVDWMTLIKPANEEKDHWVPDEAVSKCTSCGSDFGAFNRRHHCRNCGDIFCDKCTKGRIALTADENAQPVRVCDRCMAEVTRRLSNAKEAANKPAGLQTHEDLARKLQEEMDKNLKSVSKSTKVSGKGMREVACPICTVHLQVQVPASGSETIECGVCQHPFLVSAR; from the exons ATGCAGCACGGCGGCGATTACGGGTCGTACTACGCCCCCCAATACCCGCCGCCCGTAtccaaccccaaccctaacccgaacCCTGTCGAATTCCCTCCTTCCAATCCGATCCAGCAGCCGTACGCCTCGGCGCCGCCGTACTCCACCGATTTCCCGGCATACTCCTCCGCCGCGCCCACCCCAGCTCCCGCCCCCTACGCTCCCTATTCCCAGAAACCGGAACCCGCTCCCCCTCTGCCCCCTTCGGCACCGTCCTATAGCCAACCCCAATCCCAATTTCCGCCCCAATTTCCCACGTTCCCGACGTACAGTCCGTCGCCCTACCCGCCGGAATCAACGCCAACGCCATCGCCATCGCTGTATCCTCATGAGCAGCCCTCATCCGTTCCATATTATCCCTACGATCCCAGTCAGCAGGCGGTGGGGAGTTATGCCCCATCTGTGAACCCTAGCTCCGTACCCAACCCGTCCCCAAATCCAAGCTCCTCATTTTCCTCTCCTTACCCTTCCTATGATGCTCCTTATCGGAGCTCTGCTGCGAGACCTGACCAGGAGGCACAGTACTTGAATGACAATCCTGGGATGTATGGCCATGGGCGATCAGGTTTCGGTCAGGATTTCCGTGAGAAGAATCCGTATGGTGGGATGCGCTATGATGAGTTTGTTCCGCAAAATGATGGGCTCGGTGATGGCGTGTATCAGTACGATGGAGGGAGGTCGGAGCCATATGGTGCTCGGGGGACAGTACCCACTAGGTCTCCAGCCCTCTTTGATGATTATGGGAGGTCAATAAGCTTCCCTTCAGGTGGGAAGGACCAGGGTGGAAGCAGTGGGAAAATTGTGAGGGCAGTGCCAAAGGTGGAGACGCAGCAGGACGTGAAGCATGGTGTGCAGAAATTCAGGGTGAAGCTGTTGCCTGAAGGGGGAGGCCAGAGCACCATGGACGTACTTTGCCAG ATTGGACTGGATGGGATTCGCATGCTTGATCCAAGCACCAATAGAACATTGAGAATCTACCCTCTTGAGACTGTGACAAAATGGGAG GTATCAGAGTCATCTACATTCACCTTTTGGTCCAAGAGTTCTGTTGACTTTGACCCAAGGCGCATAAGGCTGCAATCAAATAGCTATACTACCAATACCATACTTGACACAGTAACTGCTGCTACAGTGCAA TTTAAAGAGATGGGTGGAAAAGATAGCCTAATTTCAGGCAGAGGAACTGTTGATGCTAGTAAGCTGTCTGATCAATCAACTGAAAGAAAAAAAGGTATGGTGGATTGGATGACCTTGATAAAACCTGCTAATGAGGAGAAAGATCACTGG GTTCCAGATGAAGCTGTAAGCAAATGCACATCGTGTGGTTCAGATTTTGGAGCTTTTAATCGCAGG CATCACTGTAGGAACTGTGGTGATATTTTCTGCGACAAGTGCACCAAGGGTAGAATTGCTCTAACTGCAGATGAAAATGCTCAGCCAGTCCGGGTTTGTGATAGATGCATG GCAGAAGTTACTCGAAGGTTAAGCAATGCGAAAGAAGCTGCCAACAAACCTGCTGGACTGCAAACTCATGAAGATCTCGCCCGGAAGCTTCAG GAGGAAATGGACAAAAATCTTAAGTCAG TGTCAAAGTCCACCAAAGTTTCTGGAAAGGGAATGAGGGAAGTAGCATGTCCGATCTGCACGGTTCATCTTCAG GTGCAAGTTCCTGCCTCAGGCTCTGAAACAATAGAATGTGGTGTCTGTCAACATCCTTTCCTTGTTAGCGCCCGTTGA